One Bacteroidia bacterium DNA window includes the following coding sequences:
- a CDS encoding ABC transporter ATP-binding protein/permease: MKALWSLNKYFARYWVRLSFGILFVVLSNVFAIYPARVVRYAVDLVVESVNIARTFNGFNLNSEFLEIFSKALIICGILLISMALIKGFFMFLMRQTLIVMSRLIEFDIKNDLYDHYQKLSLSFYKLNSTGDLMNRITEDVSRTRMYIGPAIMYTTNLAATIVIVLYSMFSVNVELSFYALLPLPLMSVLIYWVSQKINKQSEKVQAMLSTISSNVQQAFSGIRIIKAYNRESAYIRYFESDSQAYKKESMQLAYINSLFFPVMMILIGLSTILTVYIGGKQVISGELSLGNIAEFIVYINMLTWPFASIGWVSSIVQRAAASQQRINEFLFTKPEIQNSNFDSLEIQGKIEFNKVSFVYPESGIKALDELSFSVQAGKTLAIIGRTGSGKSTIASLILRLFDASSGEILIDNQNLTKLNLDSLRHQTGYVPQEVFLFSDTIANNIAFGIQDKTNQALIAQAAKDADIYDNISAFPKGFDTIVGERGITLSGGQKQRVSIARAIIRNPKILIFDDCLSAVDTQTEENILANLKKVMQGKTSIIISHRVSSVKDADHILVLDEGRLVEEGDHDSLIALKGSYFELYQKQIRENQSGN, encoded by the coding sequence ATGAAGGCTTTATGGTCGTTAAATAAGTATTTCGCCAGGTATTGGGTTAGATTGTCGTTCGGAATTCTTTTCGTTGTTTTATCTAATGTGTTCGCTATTTACCCGGCCAGGGTGGTTCGGTATGCAGTTGATTTGGTGGTGGAGTCTGTAAATATTGCACGAACTTTCAATGGTTTCAACCTGAATTCGGAGTTTCTGGAAATATTCTCAAAAGCCCTTATTATATGCGGCATCTTGCTAATATCTATGGCCTTAATCAAAGGTTTTTTTATGTTTCTGATGCGTCAAACATTAATCGTTATGTCCCGGTTAATAGAGTTCGATATCAAAAATGATTTATACGACCACTACCAAAAATTGAGTTTGTCTTTTTATAAGTTAAACAGCACGGGTGACTTAATGAATCGTATAACCGAAGATGTTAGCCGTACCCGAATGTATATTGGTCCGGCAATTATGTACACTACCAACCTGGCAGCTACTATTGTCATTGTTTTGTACAGCATGTTTTCGGTAAATGTTGAACTAAGTTTTTATGCCTTGTTACCGCTTCCTTTGATGTCAGTATTGATTTATTGGGTTAGCCAGAAAATCAACAAGCAAAGCGAAAAGGTTCAAGCCATGTTAAGCACCATTAGTTCCAATGTGCAACAAGCTTTTTCTGGTATCCGAATTATTAAGGCCTACAATCGGGAATCGGCTTATATACGCTATTTTGAATCGGATAGCCAAGCCTATAAAAAGGAATCGATGCAGTTGGCATACATTAATTCCTTGTTTTTCCCGGTAATGATGATTCTCATTGGTTTAAGCACCATATTAACTGTTTATATCGGAGGTAAACAGGTAATTTCAGGGGAACTAAGCCTGGGGAATATTGCCGAATTTATTGTATACATTAATATGTTAACCTGGCCTTTTGCCTCAATTGGTTGGGTTAGTAGCATTGTTCAGCGGGCAGCAGCTTCTCAACAGCGGATTAATGAATTTTTATTTACCAAGCCGGAAATTCAAAATTCCAATTTTGATAGCCTGGAAATTCAAGGGAAAATTGAGTTTAATAAGGTGAGCTTTGTTTATCCGGAAAGTGGAATTAAAGCCTTGGATGAACTGAGCTTTTCGGTACAAGCCGGTAAAACTTTGGCTATCATTGGCCGAACCGGAAGCGGAAAAAGTACCATTGCCTCTCTCATACTCCGCTTGTTTGATGCTAGTTCAGGGGAGATTTTAATCGATAATCAAAACCTAACCAAGCTAAACTTGGATAGCCTTCGTCACCAAACCGGTTATGTCCCTCAAGAGGTTTTTCTCTTTAGTGATACCATAGCTAATAACATTGCCTTTGGTATTCAGGATAAAACCAACCAGGCTCTTATTGCCCAAGCAGCTAAAGACGCGGATATTTATGACAATATTTCGGCTTTTCCGAAAGGTTTCGATACCATTGTCGGGGAAAGAGGAATAACTCTTTCGGGTGGACAAAAACAACGGGTAAGCATTGCCAGAGCAATTATTCGTAATCCGAAAATTCTAATTTTCGATGATTGCTTGTCAGCAGTAGATACCCAAACAGAGGAAAATATCCTTGCCAACCTCAAAAAGGTAATGCAAGGGAAAACCAGTATTATTATCTCTCATCGGGTCAGTTCTGTTAAAGATGCCGATCATATTCTGGTTCTTGATGAAGGTCGCCTCGTGGAAGAAGGTGACCATGATAGCCTCATTGCTCTTAAAGGAAGTTACTTCGAATTGTACCAAAAACAAATTCGCGAGAATCAGTCCGGAAATTAA